The genomic region TTCTGGGTAGGAGTTAAATGTTTGGTCACTAGATCAATGGATAACAGTAGGGAAAATTCTCAGAAATGTCAGAGATAATTACTCCAGATGTTAAGCTTGTGTTTGGTACGTTGGTGATAATGTTATCGATGATGGTCTTCGTATATTGTGTGACTTTGGTAACAATGTTAATTACAGTGAATATTGTATATGACTGGCATACTAAACATTTATTTCCCTATTATATGACCATCCAGGCACAAGCTTGCAGGCACAAAAAATTATGATGGTCAAAAAGATTCAAGTTCCTCACATTTCTCTTCCGGGACTTTGAGATGGGCACAGCAAGTAGACTGGAACCATCAGTACCGTATACATTATTCACCTCGTTACTTTCACCTTCACAACCTCCGCTGACAGCATTACATAGCTACTGCACCGAGACACACACTAGAAAGTCAGGCAAatttacattcacattgaaGTGCAGTATTTTGAGATTGGTAAGCAAGAGTGCTCGCATCGAGCCAATATTCATGTCACATGTCATCGTCCATCTCTACCCTCTCTGATGTCACAGCAAACGGCTCTGGGGATATTCTTCTTTCAAAATTGGAGAAACTGTCTGCTAGTCTTAGTTACTTCAACCGAAGATGATGCAACATTATGCAAAGCGCATCACTGGTGGTCGGAAGCATGCATTTGTTGACAAACTAGGTACGAAGATAATATTGGGAAGTCAAATGATATCCGAAAACTCGGATATCGAACACAAGGTCACAGCACAGTTGCATGGATTAACAAGTTCAACAAAACCTTCCACAAACCATTGACATGGTCGGTTGACAGACCTGAACCAAAGGACCTCTCCAGAGAAATCAATAAATAGGTTACAGTGGGTGCAAGTGCATGTGAAAATATGTCGATGCAGCATCGCATCTATGGCCAAAGTCTAGCACGACATTATTCCAAGCCTTAACAGTCAACACGCTACCAAACTTCATCACCCCGGTCACTCGTCTACTCAGTGTTCAGCCTTTGAAATACTTGGCCTCGTACGGGCCCGTGACAACAGTTGATCTTATATGGAGCGGTTTGATATGACAATtgctctgattggatgcaggtcCATCCAATGGCGTGTGGAGGCCTTTCGTTCTGCAGACGTTGACGACACCCCTTAGGGAATGAGTtgagaggttccagactaattCGTCTGGCGATTCCTGGCTAAGTAAATAATGGATTAAGAACAGAACACGTCCTTTACTTTGGCGACAGAAAGGAAATTGCTGCGTTCAGTTTAATGATTATATGATATGATTGTTACTCCATTACTGCCCTCAAAACAATATAATCAGCCATACCATGTCGTCTAAAACAAAGGTACAATGCATGTAAAGTTTGAAGGGAAAGAACAACAGGTTAGGGATACTGAAAGTATTTGTGTAAAGAGAGAGGATGGCTAGAGGGAGAGGAGCTAGAGAGACATAGGAgggctagagggagagaggagggatggagagagagagaggatggctAGAGCGAGAGGAGCTAGAGAGACATAGGATGGctagagggagacaggagggacggagagagaggaggggctagAGAGACATaggagggctagagagagagaggagggctggagagagagagaggagggctagagagagagaggagggctggagagagagaggagggctagagagagataggagggctagagagagagagaggagggctagagagagagagagagagagagaggagggctagAGTGAGATaggagggctagagagagaggagctagaGAGACATAGGATGGCTAGAGGGAGACcggagggctggagagagaggaggggctagAGAGACATaggagggctagagagagagagagaggagggctggagagagagaggaggggctagAGAGACATaggagggctagagagagagagagaggagggctggagagagagaggaggggctagAGAGACATaggagggctagagagagagagagaggagggctagAGACATaggagggctagagagaggacggctggagagagagagatgagggctAAGAGAGACGAGATGagctagaaagagagagtaaggctctagagagacgagagagagagagagagagagagagagagagagagagagagagagagagagagagagagagagagagagagagagagagagagagagagagagaggaaggctaGAGGAGAGGGgctagagagaggagggctAGAGGAGTGACaggagggctagagagagaggagaggggttagagagagagaggagggcgagAGATAGGAgttggagagcgagagaagggctagagagagacaggagggcgagagagggagacaggagggagagagagagctatagcgagagggaggaggtgagtgagagagggctggagaTAGATAGGAGGGCTAGAGAGACAATGTTCCATAAGAGAGGAAGGAATAGATTTTCATATCACAAAAAAGACTCAAAGAGCAATTTTTGATTGTGTACTACAACTACACACAGGTAGAACTTTAttcagttaaaataaaataaatcacaatATATATTTAGACCTACATGTTTTTACCAAAATggttaacaaatgtatttaacaaataggcctacatttagaAAGAGTTGACAGCCAAATCAATTAAGGTAAACAtcaaaataaagtgcaaaattcaaagtgtgtgtgtgtgtgtctacacagAGACATTATAGTGAACGAGACAGGAACAGCTTAAATCGACGATTTCATGATAATCGTCGAGTAGATGAGCTTATCAACACTACCATCTAGTGGCCATAAACATCACTACAGCCACTTAAACAAGTTTTGgaattaggttagagatgggtTAGTTTAGGTATAAGGGTAGGGTTGGTTAGTTCAGGTATCATGTTAGAGATCGTTGGTTCAGGTATTAGACCAGAGATGGTTAGTTTGGGTAAAAGGTTAGAGATGGTATTCGGTAGGGTATATCGGTAGGGTTTTAGAGGTGGTAAAGGGTTTAAGAGGTGGTTACGGCAAAGGTTTTAGAGGTGGTTAAGGTAATAGTGTGGTGTCGCTGAGGTTAAGGATCAGAGTTCCTCTCTGACTATACCGTCTGGCAAGCGACTACAGATCAGACTGTGGTCATGAGTTAAATGTGGAGAAGAGACATTCGTCCCAGCCGCTCTACCAGAGGCCGATACTACCAAGTTCAACACCCCaaggatatattttttttagctGTCTTCACTTAGCCCAACAACCGCAACCACGGTGGTTTTACGACAGCGACCATCAAATCGTCAAGACAACCAAGATCTTCCCGATCAAGCCATCAGCACGTTCACATCAGCGGGGCGGTAGTTTGCACCGCCTGTTGAAGGCGGAAGTTCGCAGGCTTATCCATATCACTGCCACAATGTCATGGCATGGGTAGATCTGACAATAATTCCAATTGCGTATCCGTTCAACTAATGTGTTGCTGAGATGATCACAGCAGGTGTTGCAGCATAAGTTGTACAATGTACAGCGTGCAGCATAGCGATGTACCACAGTGTAAAGTGAACCATCGTGGTGACACTGAGAAGCCAGGGATGAGGCTGGGCTAGCACACTTTACCCCAAGTCCAGCCTCATAGTGTAAGTGTCTCTGGTCCCCTCAGGATATTTTCAGACCACAACAAGTCAAACACATTCTGTCACGATACACAACACTGTCACACAACACTATCACCCTCCAGGTTCATATAAAGGCCTACAGTCGCCTGAGGAATCTGATCAATAAAAGAGTCGGTATTTCCTGATGAATTTGAAAGTTTGAAAATTAAAAAAGTTGAGAGCATAAGAAGttgatatataaatattaatataaatcttattatattaatatagaCGTAAGGAATGCCTTTATAAGATGTAACTTGTATATTCCAAGCATCTAGCCAGCCTTTTGCTAGCGCGTCGCTAGAATATCTCCAGCCTTATAGCTAGAATATAGCTTACAGGTAACATGTACCTAGACAGTCTATAACCTGTAGCTAGCACGTCGCTAGCATTATTCCGGCTTGTCGGCAGCATGTAGCTAGAATGTCGTTAGAATGTCTCCAGCCTGTAGCTAACATATCCCTAGCATGACGAAATGGTTGCGATTCACGCAGCacgaataacaaaaaaaaaaacacataaagattaataaaggtTTGTGTGAAGACCatcagttaataaataacaacaaagaaTATATTCTTTCTCCTGGGGACGCCAGGACCAAATTGTCTGTGGATTGTCCCCCCATAGGTCCTCAGGCTTGGGGGTGTCCCCCCATAGGTCCTCAGACGTCGATGGCGACGCCGTGTTTGGTGGTGATGACGTGGCGAGCCCCGGTCAGGTACATGAGCACCGAGACGAGGTGGGGGAGCGTTGCCGTGGTGCCCACGTACAGCCAATAGGGGATGGGCGCCGTGTTGCCCAGCGGACACACCCACAGGCCCCGGCGCACCGCGTCCCGCACGTGGTGCGTCGTCATGGAGACGAAGAGCATCCAGGGCAGGGAGCACCAGGCGTCCTTGAGGCGGGCGAGGGACATGAGGAGGCGGAGCGAGAGGCAGAGCACGGGGATGAGGGAGgagcagtggaggggggggcggtggggcaGAGAGACcgctgcctgggggggggggacagacagagagagagacgtcaaCACGGGCAGTGCATATCATCGGTGTGGTAACCGTGGTCCCCGTGGTTCATGCACACCCTTCCGCCTCGTGACAGTCAGCCGTGGAGGGGGGCGGCGCCTACCTTGAGTGACAGGGAGCCGGCCGTGTAGAAGTGGTCCAGGTCGATGAGGGAGGCCAGCAGGCCGGCCAGCAGCACCTCGTACACgtcgctcctcttcctcaggccGATGACGATGGCCCAGGACCACAGGCCCACCAGGGCGTGCGTGGCGTTGTCGAGCCCCGCCCGCAGccacagctgctgctgcagcagcgaCAGCTGGAGGGCGTGGTCTGCCAGGACGCAGGCCACGCCCAGCCCGGCCGACGCCAGCAGGGAGGCGGAGCTAAAGGTCTGGAGCAGCGCCTGGGCCTTCTCCGTCTCCACCGCCAGGCTCAGCGGCATGGCCACGCCCCCGTCCCCGAGGGCCACGCCTAGCAACGGGCTGGAGGCGGAGTCCAGCTTGGAGTAGAAGCCCTGCATGCTGATAGGACGACGGGGatcacgggggaggggggggggagccaatCAACGTGCCGAGTCAGCACGACTCACCCAAACTGAGGAATATACGGGAGAGAATTAGTAAAAAAGAATGCACAACCAAGGAACGTTATTGAACAATCAGGATCAATGTTGAATAATGTGTTGAAACATTTAGCAATATCACACGAGACCAACTGCTGTTATATTAAATATCCGCACGGCTGTGATTCGGTTGTAGGCAAGAGGCCGCACGCCGAATATAGTTACAACCGACAGTTCCACAAGCACCGATCATTAATGCTAATAGATCGACAACAGATAGGATTTGTTTGTTAATTTAATCGTTTATTCAACTTCGCCCACACAATGAGTTCTGCAGTTGAACTGGGACCacactgttgccaagcaacacagaCGTTCTCCTGCAAACATCGTTGTGTAGGTCTTCACCTCACCGCAGGCTTGCTGCTTTATACTCTCAACATTTATCTGTGTTCCTCCGCTTGTGAAACCAGTGGAATAAGAGTGTTGACCGTTGCTTTAGCGACATGTCTGACTGGCTCTTTTCACAGCACCCATTTTGGCGCGTCACAGCACAGTATACCCAGGTGTAATTGATTGATTCAATTAATTAAATCCCAATATCCGGTCCCTGCCCACCTAATGGTACAGAGCCGTAATCAATGTTATTAAATTCACCCGTGTTTATCCTGCTAGGCCACGTCAACATGGCTGCTGTTAAAAGGACCTTTTCCCCTGAGTTAAAAGGTTCCCATCGTTAATGTAATAATTATGGGTTATTAAAAACACCTGTACAGCTGAGATACATGGATGCATAGAGTTCCCAGGTCTGTTAGACTCTACCAGCAGCACTCACACAAGGTCTATTGTCTCATCAGATAACTTGAGCAGAACTAACCTAACTGTTGCATATCATCTTTCAAAGGCATCTCCGTCTTtcctacctcctccctcctcccatccttcCTAGCTTCCTACCTTCCAGTATCTATAACGATAACATATGAGGCATCATGTTCTGCTCCATTGTTATTGAATCTTTTTGACTAAAGCTCAGATGCACAGATATAACACGAATTTCCACAGTTAACAATATGATAATTAACATGATgcatggataataataataatgtgtgttATTTGCACCCCAGCAGACCCGGATGTGTCTGTTACGATGTGTGTTGGATGTAGATCGTCTACAAAAGACGGTGTTCTTCCTCGCTGAACACCACATTTGCCTAAGACACTTTTCGTGTTATCTAACCATGAACAGGTGTGGAAAAAAAAGATTCAAATTGAAGGAAAAGCGTCATTTTAGGGAGAAGATAACTCACCCCATAGCGGCGACGCTTCTTCTGTTGTATCTGAAGAAGGTTCTCTAAAGCGCATGCGTCGCTCTACCGCCCCCCTGTGCGATCGCCGTCACCCCATGTACTCATGTTAGCATAAGAataatataatcatataatTTAGATTTAGATACATCCATGCTGTGCTGCTGTGCaatatattatacacacacacacacacacacacacacacacacacacacacacacacacacacacacacacacacaccacacacacacacacacacacacacacacacataatcgtTATGTGTATACAttcaattattaataatataatgtcATTATATTTTCTCTGGAGCCTTTTTCTccagagaatatatatatatatatatataaatatatattgccATGTATCATCATGTCCCATCTGTTCAGACACACTGTGCAGATCAACAAAGCATGCTTTGTCTATCTAATTCAACTTTGAATCTCTCCGGCCGAAACTGCATTGTGTCACTTTGGTTCCCAGGCTTTTGCTTACAGCAACAATCCAAAAACAAAGAATTCATCACATCATACAACAAATGAAGAGTGCATAAAACATGTCAACGGTGCCCCTAACATAGCATGAAATGCGGAAACAGTCATCCAGATGAGATATGATATTTCAATTGTGCCAGATTACTGCCATGAACTGCTTCAACAAGGAGCTCATGTCAGTCACTATGATAGTGTTTCCCACAAAGCTTTTATTTGGGCgggttatttattatttttatatttgatcAGACCGAGTGATTGACACCATCCGCGATTGACAGTTTTTCccatgcatttttattttttcttgagGTAAAATCGTATTTCATTGCACAGTGGACAGAAACACATTGattcattctctttctctctatctcccgcTCACCAACATATTGACAATGAACCGTCTGTGAACAGCCCCTCCTCTCCGCGCATACTGAATCAAACAATGATTGTGAGTGGGATGAAGAATTTTTGTTGGCCTTCCCCTCCAGAGAAGCCGGCAGGCCGAATCCATTAATAGAATCAATTCGGAGTTCACCAATCAGTATGAGGGATGGCAAGAATACCAAAAAAACTAAATCAAATCAACGGTCTAAATCTCAACAAGAACTCTTGTATTACTGTGGCAGTATGAACTATGGGGTTGTCGTTCTAGTGTTGGTTCACATGAAATCGAGCATCCGCATGGTACATCGGTAGGAATGTAGTAGGGACAAATGATTGTCACAAGCGTTAAGGGAACGAGCAGACATGAGCACAGGTTATGCAAGAATTGCAACTTCTGTGCCCCAGACTGCCTCGGTGATGGTGTTTCTCCAGACGACTGCACCTGTCAACGAGGTACAACTCCCCAAAAACCACACTCGTGATGTCAGCGGGGAACAAGACCCAGGTATAAGTCAGAACAGTGAGATAGTCCCGACCGTCCGAGGATCCCTTGCGGCAACCAAAACATGGTGACCACGGCTGTGAGGgacggactggccatcgggaggttcgggagatttcccgaacggccggacgatttcaggccgagccggccggccgtaattcttttagatttttatttttattttttattattttatatttatatatatttttttgttgtaaaagatgtaaaaataaatgaaaaagttaagtaagccgtgatttggggtggcctgctgccggatatttacttacagcgcgaaacggagctcttgcctgacggtgaaacggggccgatgcattactgtcaatttagaggggggagcacccccacagtgtatgggggcaaagcgagcggccaaagcgagcggccgaacggcccctcccaacttgtactgctccgcggtctgtcatttctgattggctcagcctgacacacggCCGGGTCACTTACCCGGTACTTCTCGTTGATCTCACTGAAGTTACACAGGAATatgtcaaaaaggaaaaaaggtggTGGAGAGGCAAAAAAATTGGGTGGCGCTCAGAAGTTgaggttgaaaaggaaaaaaatgttagaGCAAGACGCAGCCGAATGTGCTAAATTAACCGACCTTTTCCGTGGAAAAGCCAAGGTTGACGGCGACGCCCCTGTCAGCGAGACCAATGGTTAGGCGGGAACAGGACACGGCAGCATAGctatgacaggtgcactagcgagcatgtttggcaatataataatgacttaaactaattatgaaagtaccagagacgtcggagaacaattcataatattgtaatgaccacggaagagtcagtgaatgaagtattgattagagagcgatttattagataccaccgctaataaaccattggaacacctcaacaccggtaaccacagcaacgtacaacaaaccccggcccgcccccatctcccaaaccctgtgtatgtgtatgacaatttttttccactaaaataattgtatcttgTACTATTTAGATCATTTTCAGCCTTGATTTACCTTTCTAGGCACATGCAATTTCTAACATTTTGGACATGGACAAGATTgcttataaaatatttcccagtgatcttcacaatattctaaacacatgcacatcccaacATTGACATGCCGTTACAATGCACATATCCACGGATAAggactagtttttattattttacaccgtCGCAAAATTCTACGAGCGCTATTCCCGCGGTCTCATAaaaggcctctccatcccaaagtCCCGGGCCAAATTTTTGGGCCAGTCCATCCTGTGACCGCCACACAGCCCCCACTGCTGCTGGTCGCGGGCATCCAGCTCCTTCCTTCCCCTCACTCCGGCCTCATCTCACGTCACTGTCGTCGTTGGTCCCGTTGGTTGGTGACCATACTGAGAGGGCGCTGGAGATTTCCAGGAGGACGCCAAGACATACCAGGGAGATGGTCGACCCTGTGTATGCCGGGGCCCAGCAGACTGCAGCCAAGATATAGGCCCCTGATGCGGCCAAGACTACCGACCATGGAGAGGCGTTGGAGGCTTGAGTGGTGGTCCCCTCACTGGACCACTAGTAGTTTTGTGCCGGCCGGGGGCTATGGCCAGGGGGGCCGGCATGGGGAGGGCGCAGGCCATGTGGCTACGCTCGTCTGGGTTCAAGGGAGGGTTAGGCATTTAATGCACAAAATCGCTCATGATAATATTCATTCACAATGAAGGAAGAAGCTTAAAATAAGTATCTCAAAGTTGGCGTTGAACATATTCTTTTTTCTAATTTGGATGTCAGGCTGTTCTGAATTTGGAAGCGGTTGAAATCCTAACCCTATCAATGTCATTAATCTCAGGGGCCCCAAGTCCTCTACCAACTTACTCTGCTCAAGGACGCTGATTGGCGCTCTTTATTAGCCAGCCATCACTGCTAGCATAATAACGTTGATAGgtatatttcatttatttattaatgttaaAATAACCAAGTGTGTTTCACTCACCACACTTGGCTACCAAGAGAGAGTGTTTGAATATAATTTACAAAGCAGCAGCAAATCTGCAAAAATCTCAATATTTCTTCAACTTCCACCTCTTCAGAGCTAAGAATGTCCCTGGCACCCTGAAGCGAAGCGGCAGAAAACTCAAACACAAATGACTTTCGACTGAACATGAAGTCAATCATCTTGTATGGGACGACTGCTCAGCTTCAAACCCGCGAAAATAACCTCAGAAAAGGGGCTTTTCCACCTCGGCAAGCAATTAATTAGAAAATAAATGGATGCTTCCCCTACTCTTCATCATATGAAAGCGGCACCACAAGTTGAATTTCAAAGCTAACACAGGCATCTAAACTCACAACCTGTATGCTTGATGCTCTCCCTTCAAAGACTCAACATTGTGAATCTGTCCTTGTCTTCTGCAATAGTTCCCTCTACCGCTTAGATTGCTGCGATTAACCTCTATCCAAGAAGCCTGGGCTAGACCCTGAAGGTCTCAGCAGCTATCGGCCCATTTCGTACCTTCCATTCCTTTCTAGAGTACTGGAAATAATCGTAGCCGACCAAACCATCAATCATCTGATGACGAACAACATGTGTTCGTCATCTTAGttgcctagtaacggggacgctggcgagtctaacgccgctctgtatggcttgtttttattcagtatttccaatatttctcacgattgcattgaacattttgtcgttttttttggtctttagtagttaagctaagtttactagttatatatagtcacttttcgctattgtcagtgcgccagttttctttatttttacgtgttttataCGTGAGGTCGTAAagttggtggacgctgttgccttttgaacgctgttgctgctgctgctcaccggaacgtcattctgaacattattttttcgcgattttctttttctttctagtcttttaactttttatcagttttcttttgcttactttcaacaccttctgtctgaaacccttctggacctcgggtcggactacaaagttaagttaagtaactgcgtcagttttcttgatttatttatttatttctgaacgttaaacgtctgcgtgttttgttttgtgttttgtgcgtggagtcgtgcagctgttggtggatgacagcctgctggccggctagactgctgttaacccccggcgccgtccaactggcttccccgtctccagcgtagctataaccggcttgctccactcctctgcctccgctgtgctggctctgtggcttcaccataatcgcctggatctaccgctggcttcttccgacttcacaacctgtggattttaacctgttcctctggattgcgctatgtttgactctcacgtaacgagtgcatctctgccgctccgttactcggtaacggagatgttacgtctacggatcttctcaaggacccaaccacctcagcttgcatcccaccaggacattctcaaacgaccaaaatacatccaccgaggctctggacggaattttcagtacactcacactagcaacaaaaacatccgctccttctggtccactgggccccgcccccctcctcgcacagcccgtacggtcagtcccgtcaatcacagtgtactgtcccctctgctcaaagcaacctgctacactccactcacctgtctgaaactctgtctgctgaacaccagatccctcagtaataaggcccttttgataaatgactttattgttgaccagagcctagatattctctgcctcactgagacctggcaacaaccaaatgacttctcccatctaaatgaagctgtcccaccaggtttttcgtttattagtaaaccccgggttaatgggagggggggtggccttgctctcctccatcgtgataacatcaaagtcaccactgtcacagtcccccttcattcctcctttgaatgtctagctgtaaaactctcaggccccaaacccactatcattgtcaccatttacagaccaccaaaaccctcctgccgttttcctcaatgaattctcatcactacttacatctgtatgtgcaatgtcccccactgttatcctccttggtgatttcaacaaccacattgacaacccatcctgtacttttgctaatgacttcacatcacttctggactgtcttggcatcacacaacatgtcaacctcccaacccataacaaaggtcacattctggatttaatctgctgcactgacatcactcccactaaccttgatgtcattgatttccccatctccgaccacaaagctgtactttttgacattcatacccaactacacaaaaccaaggaacaacggaccatctccttcagaaacatcaaacttatcaacaccacagacctctccaccctgatcagctcctaccccaaccctcccccagcttcctccttgactgacctggtgactcactacaataactgcctctcctcctccctcaccaccctggcccccctgaaaacccgctaagtctcattcacccacactgctccctggttcactcctcatctgcgccagctcaaagccactggtcgtcgactggagcgactctacagtaagactcaactcactgtacaccgccaaatgtattcggaccacctccatgactacaagaatgccctcaccactgccaaaacctcatactactccagcctcatcaacactggtacaggcaacagcagagtcctcttctcaacagtcagccacttacttcagcctcctaaatctctccctccagacatttccaccacccaatgcactgcgttccttgacttcttcagctctaaaatcaacaccattcaccaacaactggcctcatctcgcaccccctctgatgacccaccctggatgatcacctctggccaacctctcatcagctccctctctgacttcaccctagtaacagaacagaccgtttcagaactcatccgcaaagccaaaaccaccacctgtcagctcgatcctcttcccacctcccttgtcaaagcatgtcttccgtccatctcccccatgatcaccaacataattaactcctccctcactactggtactgtaccccccactctcaagctggctgccatcactcccatcctaaaaaaacctggtgctgacccaactgaccttaaccattaccggcccatctccaatctccctttcatctccaaaacacttgaaagggtggttgccgcacaactacagtcccacctcgacactaacaatctccacgaaccgttccaatctggcttccgtccaaaacacagcactgaaacagccctagtcaaaatcaccaacgacctcctccttgcagccgactctggattactcaccattctcatcctcctcgatctcagcgcagcattcgacaccatctcccaccctctgctcctggaccgcctagctggtattgggatcactggtgctgcactctcctggtttacatcctacctcaccggccgtcaacaatttgttcaactaagcaaccacaagtctgggtgttcaggtgtctcactgggcgtcccccaggggtcagtcttgggtccactcctcttcaccacttacctcctcccgctgggcacactcctccgtcaccatggggtccattttcattgctatgctgacgacgcacaggtctacatctccaccaaacccaccgctgccatcccccccacctccctcatcacgtgcctggaagagatccggagctggttgagcaggaacttcctgaaactcaatggaaacaagaccgaggccctgctcatcggatccaaat from Gadus morhua chromosome 19, gadMor3.0, whole genome shotgun sequence harbors:
- the tmem267 gene encoding transmembrane protein 267, encoding MQGFYSKLDSASSPLLGVALGDGGVAMPLSLAVETEKAQALLQTFSSASLLASAGLGVACVLADHALQLSLLQQQLWLRAGLDNATHALVGLWSWAIVIGLRKRSDVYEVLLAGLLASLIDLDHFYTAGSLSLKAAVSLPHRPPLHCSSLIPVLCLSLRLLMSLARLKDAWCSLPWMLFVSMTTHHVRDAVRRGLWVCPLGNTAPIPYWLYVGTTATLPHLVSVLMYLTGARHVITTKHGVAIDV